The following are from one region of the Litorilinea aerophila genome:
- a CDS encoding phosphoadenylyl-sulfate reductase codes for MTLERILFDDLEIGEIAMELDYEPPQEIVRWGLETFGDRVAIVSSLQIDTMAILDMAYQINPNVRVITVDTWRLPEATLEFLDEVRAHYPQARWEVLTPDAQEVETMVERHGADLFYKSVSLRFLCCHIRKVRPLVRALQGLDAWFTGLRRDQWASRSAIKKVELDHDHGGIVKLNPLADWTEEEVWAYLEENGVPVHPLYAQGYTSIGCAPCSRPIQPGEDKRAGRWWWEQDAPKECGMNCPIETGGFEHEAEIILAQAHGDGGAETSYLAGVRQRNGHRV; via the coding sequence ATGACTTTGGAACGCATCCTGTTCGATGACCTTGAGATCGGCGAGATTGCCATGGAGCTGGACTACGAGCCGCCCCAAGAAATTGTGCGCTGGGGGCTCGAAACCTTTGGCGACCGGGTGGCCATCGTCTCCTCCTTGCAGATCGACACCATGGCCATCCTGGACATGGCCTACCAGATCAACCCCAACGTCCGGGTGATCACCGTGGACACCTGGCGCCTGCCCGAAGCCACCCTGGAATTCCTGGACGAGGTGCGGGCCCACTACCCCCAGGCCCGGTGGGAGGTCCTCACCCCGGACGCCCAGGAGGTGGAGACCATGGTGGAGCGCCACGGCGCCGACCTCTTCTACAAGTCCGTCTCCCTGCGCTTCCTCTGCTGCCACATCCGCAAGGTACGGCCCCTGGTTCGGGCGCTCCAGGGGCTGGACGCCTGGTTTACGGGCCTGCGCCGGGACCAGTGGGCTTCCCGTTCGGCCATCAAGAAGGTGGAGCTGGACCACGACCACGGCGGTATCGTCAAGCTCAACCCCCTGGCCGACTGGACCGAGGAGGAGGTCTGGGCCTACCTGGAGGAGAACGGCGTGCCCGTCCATCCCCTCTATGCCCAGGGCTACACCAGCATCGGCTGCGCCCCCTGCTCCCGGCCCATCCAGCCTGGCGAGGACAAGCGGGCCGGCCGCTGGTGGTGGGAACAGGACGCACCCAAGGAGTGTGGCATGAACTGCCCCATCGAGACGGGCGGCTTCGAGCATGAGGCGGAGATCATCCTGGCCCAGGCCCACGGCGATGGGGGAGCCGAGACCTCGTATCTGGCCGGCGTTCGCCAACGCAACGGCCACCGGGTCTAA
- a CDS encoding anthranilate phosphoribosyltransferase — MEAFIPYIQAVGRGEKLKRDLTCDEAEEAMRLILAGDASPAQVGAFLVSQRVKGESAEEIVGFTRAARAFAQQIAPRVEGLMDLGLPYDGKVKTLQLAPAAAIVLAAAGQPVVFHGAPDVPTKRGVGPAEVLAALDIPADLPPEVVERQVEEVGIGFLYAPRFIPAWHALTPIRQQFGLRTALNTVEKFLNPANAPLVVAGFFHMGYLQRMRLALQALFGQGWIIQGPEGSIECPPGRATRVLSADPAADPLVIDSQALGLEGRGELAAPGEPAAHARLLHQLLADPAGAERADALRFARDTLFLTAGLLLFLGGRAVDLAAGVELARQTVEQGAALERLQAWQALCRAATVGG, encoded by the coding sequence ATGGAAGCCTTCATCCCGTACATCCAGGCCGTGGGCCGGGGCGAAAAGCTCAAGCGAGACCTGACCTGTGACGAGGCGGAAGAGGCCATGCGCCTGATCCTGGCCGGGGACGCATCCCCGGCCCAGGTGGGCGCCTTCCTGGTCAGCCAGCGGGTGAAAGGCGAGAGCGCCGAGGAGATCGTGGGCTTCACCCGGGCTGCTCGAGCCTTCGCCCAGCAGATTGCCCCCCGGGTGGAAGGGCTGATGGACCTGGGCCTGCCCTACGACGGCAAGGTCAAAACCCTGCAACTGGCGCCGGCGGCCGCGATAGTCCTCGCGGCCGCCGGGCAGCCGGTGGTATTCCACGGCGCGCCCGATGTGCCCACCAAGCGGGGGGTGGGACCGGCCGAGGTGTTGGCGGCCCTGGACATCCCGGCTGACCTGCCGCCGGAGGTGGTGGAGCGCCAGGTCGAGGAGGTGGGGATCGGCTTCCTCTACGCGCCCCGCTTCATCCCGGCCTGGCATGCCCTGACACCCATCCGGCAGCAGTTCGGCCTGCGCACCGCGTTGAACACAGTGGAGAAATTCCTCAACCCGGCCAATGCACCGCTGGTGGTGGCCGGCTTTTTCCACATGGGCTACCTGCAGCGCATGCGGCTTGCCCTCCAGGCCCTCTTCGGGCAGGGCTGGATCATCCAGGGGCCGGAGGGCTCCATCGAGTGCCCGCCAGGGCGGGCCACCCGGGTGCTGTCTGCAGATCCGGCGGCCGATCCCCTGGTCATCGACAGCCAGGCCCTGGGGCTGGAGGGCCGCGGGGAACTGGCCGCCCCAGGCGAGCCCGCTGCGCACGCCCGCCTGCTGCACCAGCTCCTGGCTGATCCTGCCGGGGCTGAACGGGCGGATGCCCTGCGCTTCGCCAGGGATACGCTCTTCCTCACGGCAGGGCTGCTGCTCTTCCTGGGGGGACGGGCCGTTGACCTGGCCGCTGGCGTGGAACTGGCCCGACAGACGGTGGAGCAAGGGGCCGCGCTGGAGCGCCTGCAGGCGTGGCAGGCCCTCTGCCGTGCGGCGACGGTTGGGGGCTGA
- a CDS encoding beta-class carbonic anhydrase encodes MSLYEELMKANEHYAASFDRSSLTAPPARKLAVVVCMDARLTVEEFLGLRTGDAHIIRNAGGVVTEDALRSLIISHKLLGTREFLVINHTDCGMLTFKDEDLRRRLAEETGADASELEFHAFDDLEANVRAQVQKIKDSPFIADDVVVRGLIYDVKTGRLREVA; translated from the coding sequence ATGTCCCTGTACGAAGAACTGATGAAAGCGAACGAGCACTACGCCGCATCCTTCGACCGCAGCAGCCTGACCGCGCCGCCAGCCCGGAAGCTGGCCGTGGTGGTCTGCATGGACGCCCGCCTGACGGTAGAGGAGTTCCTGGGGCTGCGCACGGGCGATGCCCATATCATCCGCAACGCCGGGGGCGTCGTGACCGAGGATGCCCTGCGTTCCCTGATCATTTCCCACAAGCTCTTGGGCACCCGGGAATTTCTGGTCATCAACCACACCGACTGCGGCATGCTCACCTTCAAGGATGAGGATCTGCGTCGGCGGCTGGCCGAAGAGACCGGCGCCGATGCCAGTGAGCTGGAGTTCCACGCCTTCGACGATCTGGAAGCCAACGTCCGCGCCCAGGTTCAGAAAATCAAGGATAGCCCCTTCATCGCGGACGACGTGGTGGTGCGGGGCCTGATTTACGACGTCAAGACGGGCCGGTTGCGGGAGGTAGCCTGA
- a CDS encoding VWA domain-containing protein: MHLLWPWFLGLLALIPLAIYAYWWMLRRRQRFAVRFSSLSLVRAALPQQSRWRRHVPFALLLAALTSLIVAMSRPVAVVAMPTNQTAIILAIDVSRSMCSTDIEPNRLQAAKNAAIEFVDSQPPGTQIGVVAFAGFAEMVHPPTADKRVLRDVIQSLLTGRRTAVGSAILEAIDAIAEVDPNVAPAQRRSSDPPVTPVVPGAYAPDIIVLLTDGASNAGVLPLDAAQQAVDRGIRVYTIGFGTATGGRMDCGAFDGYEPFVGGFGFGGGGGRFRRGIDEETLIQIADMTGGEYYSAESAGELHDVFRSLPTYLITRHETTEVSAAFAGLGALLTVLAVGLSLRWNPLL, translated from the coding sequence ATGCACTTACTCTGGCCCTGGTTTCTGGGGCTGCTGGCCTTGATTCCGCTGGCCATCTATGCCTACTGGTGGATGCTGCGCCGACGGCAGCGTTTTGCCGTGCGCTTCTCCAGCCTCTCCCTGGTGCGGGCTGCCCTGCCCCAACAGTCCCGCTGGCGACGCCATGTGCCGTTTGCCCTGCTACTGGCGGCCCTGACCAGCCTGATCGTGGCCATGAGCCGGCCGGTGGCGGTGGTGGCCATGCCCACCAATCAGACGGCCATCATCCTGGCCATCGACGTCTCCCGCAGCATGTGCTCCACCGACATCGAGCCTAACAGGCTCCAGGCAGCCAAGAACGCGGCCATCGAATTTGTGGACAGCCAGCCGCCCGGCACCCAGATCGGCGTGGTGGCCTTTGCCGGCTTCGCGGAGATGGTACACCCGCCCACGGCCGACAAGCGGGTGCTGCGGGATGTGATCCAGAGCCTGCTGACGGGGCGCCGCACGGCCGTGGGCAGCGCCATCCTGGAGGCCATCGACGCCATCGCGGAGGTGGACCCCAACGTGGCCCCAGCCCAGCGCCGCAGCAGCGACCCGCCGGTGACGCCGGTGGTGCCCGGTGCCTACGCGCCGGATATCATCGTGTTGCTGACCGACGGCGCCAGCAACGCAGGTGTTCTCCCCCTGGACGCGGCCCAGCAGGCGGTGGACCGGGGCATCCGGGTTTACACCATCGGTTTTGGCACGGCCACGGGCGGGCGGATGGACTGTGGGGCCTTCGACGGCTACGAGCCCTTCGTGGGGGGCTTTGGCTTTGGCGGGGGCGGCGGGCGCTTCCGCCGGGGTATCGACGAAGAGACGCTGATCCAGATTGCGGACATGACCGGGGGCGAGTACTACTCGGCGGAGAGTGCCGGCGAGCTCCACGACGTCTTCCGCAGCCTGCCCACCTACCTGATCACCCGTCACGAGACCACCGAGGTGAGCGCGGCCTTTGCCGGCCTGGGCGCCCTTCTGACCGTCCTGGCCGTGGGCCTTTCCCTGCGCTGGAATCCGCTGCTGTGA
- a CDS encoding VWA domain-containing protein yields the protein MTFIWPYLLTSLLAVPALAFYYMRIQRRREQILAARGALGLVQTAQGQRPGWRRHLPYGLFLLGVTLLCIGLARPEAELSLPRLEGIVMLAFDVSGSMAADDLQPSRMEAARAAAIEFVERQPATVQIGVVAFSESGFTVQPPTTDRAAVLATLHRLQPERGTSLASGILTALNTIFATPEPSGAVYSNLTPTPIPTPTPAPPGSYRSAVIVLLTDGENTAPPDPLESAQIAADRGVRIYTIGIGSSAGTTIEVEGLLFHTRLDEAMLQAIAEMTQGEYYNAQDEEELSAIYENLDLQLVTRPDRTELTFLFAGAALLMILSGGALSMLWFGRVP from the coding sequence ATGACCTTCATCTGGCCCTATCTGCTGACGAGTCTGCTGGCGGTGCCGGCGCTAGCCTTCTACTACATGCGCATCCAACGGCGGCGGGAGCAGATCCTGGCGGCCCGGGGAGCGCTGGGTCTGGTGCAGACAGCCCAGGGGCAGCGCCCGGGCTGGCGTCGCCACCTGCCCTACGGCCTCTTTCTGCTGGGGGTGACCCTCCTCTGCATTGGGCTGGCCCGCCCGGAAGCCGAGCTGAGCCTCCCCCGGCTGGAAGGGATCGTCATGCTGGCCTTCGACGTGTCCGGCAGCATGGCGGCCGACGATCTGCAGCCCAGCCGCATGGAGGCCGCCCGGGCCGCGGCCATCGAATTTGTGGAGCGCCAGCCCGCCACCGTCCAGATCGGCGTGGTGGCCTTCAGCGAAAGCGGTTTCACCGTCCAGCCCCCCACCACCGACCGGGCGGCGGTGCTGGCCACCCTGCACCGGCTCCAGCCCGAACGGGGGACTTCCCTGGCTTCGGGCATCCTGACCGCGCTCAACACCATCTTCGCCACGCCGGAGCCCAGCGGCGCGGTCTACAGCAACCTGACGCCCACGCCCATCCCCACGCCCACACCGGCCCCACCGGGCAGCTACCGCTCCGCGGTGATTGTGCTGCTCACCGACGGCGAAAATACCGCGCCGCCCGACCCCCTGGAGTCGGCCCAGATCGCGGCAGATCGGGGCGTGCGCATCTACACCATCGGCATCGGCAGCTCCGCCGGCACTACCATCGAGGTCGAGGGGTTGCTTTTCCACACCCGGCTGGACGAAGCCATGCTCCAGGCCATCGCCGAAATGACCCAGGGCGAGTATTACAACGCCCAGGACGAGGAAGAGCTCAGCGCCATCTACGAAAACCTGGATCTGCAACTGGTCACCAGGCCCGACCGCACCGAGCTCACCTTCCTGTTTGCCGGCGCGGCCCTGTTGATGATCCTGAGCGGCGGCGCGCTCTCCATGCTGTGGTTCGGCCGTGTGCCGTGA
- a CDS encoding DUF58 domain-containing protein — MSRSGPGASGKGMATPPVTATPEHILHRLEWHVIRRLDGLLQGDYRTLFYGYGVDLADLREYQPGDDIRYIDWNVTARMDTPYVRQYTEDRELTAWFLLDLSPSMDFGTLERQKRAILIDFVATVARLLTRHGNRVGAILYGDRVRQVIPARGGRIQVLRLLHELLRQPKLPRAPFTELAQLLNSGLNTIKRRSLLFVVSDFISAPGWERPLKLLSRRHEVLAIRLWDPRERELPDVGLVVMEDAETGEQLLVDTGDRRFREAYAELAQRREVELAEAFKRAGVDPLSLSTEEDLVRAIVRFASLRKQRRKLGAAG, encoded by the coding sequence ATGAGCAGATCAGGGCCCGGGGCGTCCGGTAAGGGCATGGCCACGCCCCCGGTCACAGCCACGCCGGAGCACATCCTGCACCGGCTGGAGTGGCACGTGATCCGGCGGCTGGATGGCCTGCTCCAGGGCGATTACCGCACCCTTTTCTACGGCTACGGCGTAGACCTGGCCGACCTGCGGGAATATCAGCCCGGGGACGATATCCGCTACATCGACTGGAACGTGACCGCGCGCATGGACACGCCCTACGTGCGCCAGTACACGGAAGATCGGGAGCTGACGGCCTGGTTCCTGCTGGATCTGAGCCCGTCCATGGATTTTGGTACGCTGGAACGGCAGAAGCGGGCGATCCTGATCGATTTCGTGGCCACGGTGGCCCGGCTGTTGACCCGCCACGGCAACCGGGTGGGCGCCATCCTCTACGGGGACCGGGTGCGGCAGGTGATACCGGCCCGGGGCGGGCGCATCCAGGTGTTGCGGCTGCTCCACGAGCTGCTGCGCCAGCCCAAACTGCCCCGGGCGCCCTTCACCGAGCTGGCCCAACTGCTCAACAGCGGGCTCAACACCATCAAGCGGCGCTCCCTCCTCTTTGTGGTCTCCGACTTCATCAGCGCGCCCGGCTGGGAACGCCCCCTCAAGCTCCTCAGCCGTCGCCACGAGGTGCTGGCCATCCGCCTGTGGGATCCCCGGGAGCGGGAGTTGCCCGACGTGGGACTCGTGGTGATGGAAGACGCGGAGACGGGGGAGCAACTGCTGGTGGACACGGGGGATCGCCGTTTTCGGGAGGCATACGCGGAGCTGGCGCAGCGCCGGGAGGTCGAGCTGGCCGAGGCCTTCAAGCGGGCAGGGGTGGATCCCCTCTCCCTCTCCACGGAGGAGGACCTGGTGCGGGCCATCGTGCGTTTTGCTTCCCTGCGCAAGCAACGGCGAAAACTGGGGGCGGCGGGGTGA